From the genome of Rhineura floridana isolate rRhiFlo1 chromosome 7, rRhiFlo1.hap2, whole genome shotgun sequence, one region includes:
- the GPR17 gene encoding uracil nucleotide/cysteinyl leukotriene receptor: MNSLADSSGLFFNTSLENSEQCGKETNMENILFATFYLLDFILAFVGNALALWLFIRDKKSDTPANIFLMHLAVADLSFVLVLPTRLVYHFSGNHWPFGEIPCRLTGFLFYLNMYASIYFLMCISVDRFLAIVHPVKSLKLRRSLYAHLACAFLWVIVAVAMAPLLVSVQTAEMNNTTICLQLYREKASRHALVSLVVAFTLPFFTTVTCYLLIIRSLKRGNRIESHLKEKAIKMIIMVLMIFLVCFVPYHINRYIYILNYDGVKTSCEMQRILALGNRVTSCLTSLNGALDPVMYFFVAEKFQEALCGLFCSKKVARLPSSYDGKTNDSSLSAKSEL; this comes from the coding sequence ATGAACAGCCTAGCAGACTCTTCAGGGCTGTTCTTCAACACTTCCCTGGAAAATTCAGAACAATGTGGCAAAGAGACCAATATGGAGAACATCCTTTTTGCTACTTTCTACCTTCTGGATTTCATCCTAGCCTTTGTTGGCAATGCGCTGGCTCTTTGGCTTTTCATCCGGGACAAAAAATCAGACACCCCGGCCAACATTTTCCTGATGCACCTCGCTGTGGCCGATCTATCTTTCGTATTAGTTTTACCAACTCGGCTGGTATACCACTTTTCAGGCAATCACTGGCCATTTGGAGAGATCCCATGCCGACTCACAGGCTTCCTTTTCTACCTCAATATGTATGCCAGCATCTACTTCCTCATGTGCATCAGCGTAGATCGCTTCCTAGCTATCGTGCACCCTGTAAAGTCCCTCAAACTCCGCAGATCACTCTATGCCCATTTGGCCTGTGCTTTCCTGTGGGTTATAGTTGCTGTGGCAATGGCACCTCTTTTGGTCAGTGTACAGACAGCTGAGATGAACAATACCACCATCTGCCTTCAGCTCTACAGAGAAAAGGCATCACGCCATGCTCTTGTATCACTGGTGGTGGCATTTACCCTTCCATTTTTTACTACAGTGACCTGCTACTTACTGATTATACGCAGCCTGAAAAGAGGGAACAGAATTGAGAGTCATCTAAAGGAAAAAGCTATCAAAATGATAATAATGGTTCTTATGATCTTCTTGGTCTGTTTTGTGCCCTATCATATCAACCGCTACATTTATATTCTCAATTATGATGGTGTGAAGACTTCCTGTGAAATGCAGCGGATTCTGGCTCTTGGCAATCGTGTTACTTCCTGCCTCACCAGCCTGAATGGTGCCCTGGATCCTGTCATGTATTTCTTTGTAGCTGAGAAGTTCCAAGAGGCCTTATGTGGTTTGTTTTGCAGCAAAAAGGTGGCAAGGCTACCTTCAAGTTATGATGGGAAAACAAATGATAGCTCCTTGAGTGCTAAGTCTGAACTGTAA